One segment of Bradyrhizobium sp. WD16 DNA contains the following:
- the upp gene encoding uracil phosphoribosyltransferase, with protein MQGVTVVDHPLVQHKVTLIRDRTISTKSFRELLKEIGMLLCYEVTRDLPLTEVEVETPLARMQSARIAGKKLVFVPVLRAGVTFVDGMLDLVPTARVAHIGLYRDPQTFVAVEYFFKAPSDLGERLAIVVTPVLATANTAVAAVDRLKERGAKDIRMVCMIAAPVGIERIRGLHPDVPVWTAAIDEGLDENAYILPGLGDAGDRAYGTR; from the coding sequence ATGCAGGGCGTCACGGTGGTCGATCATCCGCTGGTGCAGCACAAGGTGACGCTGATCCGCGATCGCACGATCTCGACCAAGTCGTTCCGAGAGCTCCTCAAGGAGATCGGGATGCTGCTGTGCTACGAGGTGACGCGCGACCTGCCGCTGACCGAGGTCGAGGTCGAGACGCCGCTGGCACGGATGCAGTCGGCCAGGATCGCCGGCAAGAAGCTGGTCTTCGTCCCGGTGCTGCGCGCCGGCGTCACCTTCGTCGACGGGATGCTCGACCTCGTGCCCACGGCGCGGGTCGCCCATATCGGCCTCTATCGCGACCCGCAGACCTTCGTCGCCGTCGAATACTTCTTCAAGGCACCCTCCGACCTTGGCGAGCGCCTCGCCATCGTCGTGACGCCGGTCCTTGCCACCGCCAACACCGCGGTCGCCGCCGTCGACCGCCTCAAGGAACGGGGGGCGAAGGACATCCGCATGGTCTGCATGATCGCGGCGCCCGTGGGCATCGAACGCATTCGCGGCCTGCATCCAGACGTTCCGGTCTGGACCGCCGCCATCGACGAGGGCCTCGACGAGAACGCCTACATCCTGCCGGGTCTCGGCGACGCCGGCGACCGTGCCTACGGTACCCGTTGA
- a CDS encoding sulfite exporter TauE/SafE family protein → MFDFGQPLLIAGLLLGFASSLHCIGMCSGIAASLSFAATSSPDSGWARHPVLTNLLINAGRMSAYIVAGAVVGGLGSMAFGALDRSLVHIVLRWAAAVSLGWIGMSMIGFVPIPEPLHRFAAVVGDRLGAMASRVGPSSAAGLFASGCVWGLFPCAMVYAALFYAMLSGAWLNGAIAMFGFGLGTLAPVMASGLGLPFLQRKAGAGWLRPAVGLAIILLGVASAIVPAANFAEWCGIG, encoded by the coding sequence GTGTTCGATTTCGGTCAGCCCCTGCTGATTGCGGGTCTCTTGCTCGGGTTCGCCTCGAGCCTGCACTGCATCGGCATGTGCTCGGGGATTGCGGCGAGCCTGAGTTTCGCGGCAACCTCGTCGCCGGATTCGGGCTGGGCGCGCCACCCGGTGCTGACGAACCTGCTGATCAATGCCGGCCGGATGTCCGCCTATATCGTTGCCGGCGCCGTTGTCGGCGGTCTCGGCTCGATGGCATTTGGAGCCCTCGACCGCTCCCTGGTCCACATCGTGCTGCGCTGGGCCGCGGCCGTCTCGCTCGGCTGGATCGGCATGTCGATGATCGGTTTCGTGCCGATCCCCGAGCCGCTGCATCGATTCGCCGCGGTGGTCGGCGACCGGCTCGGCGCCATGGCGAGCCGCGTCGGTCCGTCATCGGCCGCGGGGCTGTTTGCCTCCGGCTGCGTCTGGGGGCTGTTTCCCTGCGCCATGGTCTACGCCGCATTGTTCTACGCCATGCTGTCGGGGGCCTGGCTCAACGGCGCAATCGCGATGTTCGGCTTCGGTCTCGGTACGCTGGCGCCCGTGATGGCCTCAGGGCTCGGGCTTCCTTTTCTCCAGCGCAAGGCCGGCGCCGGCTGGCTGCGACCTGCAGTCGGGCTGGCGATCATCCTGCTCGGCGTCGCCAGCGCGATCGTCCCGGCGGCGAATTTCGCCGAGTGGTGCGGCATCGGCTGA
- a CDS encoding DUF1688 family protein, whose amino-acid sequence MLALAEADALPHFKLDLDRLGAAADLVIATIRSNYPDGNVPFHARWRHFVVAGEDRWAAIAQTAAWADAASRARSEFDLAIVSVLLDAGAGPDWRYHDASSGQRIGRSEGLALASLEMFAGGVFSARSTAPLRADAERLAALDVADLRRGLQVGEANPLVGLEGRAELLRRLGAHIAAHADVFGRHDGPRPGGLFDHLTAAAAGGTIAAPEILRAVLRQLGPIWPSRLTLGGVPLGDCWRHPALVTDDATSGLVPLHKLSQWLSYSLIEPMQRAGLTVTAIDGLTGLAEYRNGGLFVDAGVLVFRDAADASRAHAVDSTLVVEWRALTVALLDRLAGVVRVQLGLDAEAFPLAKLLEGGTWAAGRRLAFERRPDGSPPVKVVSDGTVF is encoded by the coding sequence ATGTTGGCGCTGGCCGAGGCCGACGCCCTTCCGCATTTCAAGCTCGACCTCGATCGGCTCGGCGCTGCCGCCGATCTCGTCATCGCGACGATCCGCAGCAACTACCCCGATGGCAACGTGCCGTTCCACGCCCGCTGGCGCCATTTCGTGGTCGCGGGCGAGGACCGCTGGGCGGCGATCGCGCAGACGGCCGCCTGGGCCGACGCGGCGAGCCGCGCGCGGAGCGAGTTCGATCTCGCCATCGTCAGCGTGTTGCTCGATGCCGGGGCCGGCCCCGACTGGCGCTATCATGACGCGTCGAGTGGCCAGCGCATCGGCCGCTCCGAAGGGCTGGCGCTGGCCAGCCTCGAGATGTTCGCCGGCGGCGTGTTTTCGGCGAGGTCCACCGCGCCGCTGCGGGCCGACGCCGAACGGCTGGCCGCGCTGGACGTCGCGGATCTGCGGCGCGGGCTTCAGGTCGGCGAGGCCAATCCGCTGGTCGGCCTCGAGGGCCGCGCCGAACTGCTGCGCCGGCTCGGCGCGCACATCGCGGCCCATGCGGACGTGTTCGGCCGTCATGACGGCCCGCGCCCGGGCGGCCTGTTCGATCATCTGACCGCGGCGGCCGCCGGCGGCACCATCGCCGCGCCGGAGATCCTGCGCGCGGTGCTGCGCCAGCTCGGCCCGATCTGGCCATCACGCCTCACTCTCGGCGGCGTGCCGCTCGGCGATTGCTGGCGTCATCCGGCGCTGGTGACCGACGATGCCACCAGCGGCCTCGTGCCGCTGCACAAGCTGTCGCAATGGCTGAGCTATTCGCTGATCGAGCCGATGCAGCGGGCCGGCCTCACGGTCACCGCCATCGACGGACTGACCGGGCTCGCCGAATATCGCAACGGCGGCCTGTTCGTCGATGCCGGAGTGCTCGTCTTCCGCGACGCGGCGGACGCGAGCCGCGCCCATGCGGTGGATTCGACTCTCGTCGTCGAGTGGCGCGCGCTGACGGTGGCGCTGCTGGATCGGCTGGCCGGCGTCGTCAGGGTGCAGCTCGGCCTCGATGCCGAGGCATTTCCGCTGGCCAAGCTGCTCGAAGGCGGCACCTGGGCGGCGGGCCGCCGGCTCGCCTTCGAGCGCCGGCCCGACGGTTCGCCGCCGGTCAAGGTCGTCAGCGACGGCACAGTGTTCTGA
- a CDS encoding GTP cyclohydrolase II, with amino-acid sequence MTRSNRTDHIRLTSHPVPGAKHQFPITWGAPTARERGPIIGTVSRPQDRNVIGSHGGSYAVYRALAVSSGALDPIRRPDLTNTHPAATIGPFPQWSEPGRIVALDPFGHLAAEDFRREIAEGVDIRPSIAVTRARLDLPELQAALVAGRLKVDGDVVHANGSVSVVKIAIDPVWYLPGIAARFGTSETNLRRGLFEQTAGMFPELVTRPDLQVFLPPIGGTTVYLFGDVARLPDARTTITCRVHDECNGSDVFGSDICTCRPYLIHGIEECARAGQTGGLGVVVYNRKEGRALGEVTKFLVYNARKRQEDGDAAAAYFERTECVAGVQDARFQQLMPDVIHWLGLRRIDRFISMSDMKYDALTSQGVDIVERVPIPDELIPADAHVEIAAKKAAGYFSVEPPKPEDLSGSVGRPLEKY; translated from the coding sequence ATGACCAGATCCAATCGTACCGACCACATCCGGCTGACGTCCCATCCGGTGCCGGGGGCCAAACACCAATTCCCCATCACCTGGGGCGCGCCGACGGCGCGCGAACGTGGCCCAATCATCGGCACTGTGTCCCGCCCGCAGGATCGCAATGTGATCGGCAGCCATGGCGGCTCCTATGCGGTGTACCGCGCGCTGGCGGTCTCCTCGGGGGCACTCGACCCGATCCGCCGTCCCGACCTCACCAACACCCATCCGGCCGCGACCATTGGACCGTTTCCGCAGTGGAGCGAGCCGGGGCGTATCGTCGCGCTCGATCCGTTCGGCCATCTCGCCGCCGAAGATTTCCGCCGCGAGATCGCCGAAGGCGTCGACATCCGTCCGAGCATCGCCGTCACCCGTGCGCGGCTCGACCTGCCCGAACTGCAGGCGGCGCTTGTGGCGGGTCGGCTCAAGGTCGACGGCGACGTGGTGCACGCCAACGGCAGCGTGTCGGTGGTGAAGATCGCCATCGATCCGGTGTGGTATCTGCCCGGCATCGCCGCCCGCTTCGGCACCAGCGAGACAAACCTGCGGCGCGGCCTGTTCGAACAGACCGCCGGCATGTTCCCCGAACTGGTGACGCGACCGGACCTGCAGGTTTTCCTGCCGCCCATCGGTGGCACTACGGTCTATCTGTTCGGCGACGTGGCGCGCCTGCCCGATGCCCGCACCACCATCACCTGCCGCGTCCATGACGAATGCAACGGCTCCGATGTGTTCGGCTCGGACATCTGCACCTGCCGGCCCTATCTCATTCACGGCATCGAGGAATGCGCCCGCGCCGGCCAGACCGGCGGCCTCGGCGTCGTCGTCTACAACCGCAAGGAAGGCCGGGCGCTGGGCGAGGTCACCAAGTTCCTTGTCTACAACGCCCGCAAACGGCAGGAAGACGGCGATGCCGCCGCGGCCTATTTCGAGCGCACCGAATGTGTCGCCGGCGTCCAGGATGCCCGCTTCCAGCAGTTGATGCCGGACGTGATCCACTGGCTCGGGCTGCGCCGCATCGACCGTTTCATCTCCATGAGCGACATGAAATACGACGCGCTCACCTCGCAGGGCGTCGACATCGTCGAGCGCGTGCCGATTCCGGACGAGCTGATCCCGGCGGATGCCCATGTCGAGATCGCGGCCAAGAAGGCCGCCGGCTATTTCTCGGTCGAGCCGCCGAAGCCGGAGGATCTTTCCGGCTCCGTCGGTCGTCCGCTGGAAAAATACTGA